The DNA sequence AACTTCATCATTGGTGCTGCTGGCATCGACCTGGCTGATAATCATGAATGCACCTAGATTGGTTACGGCATAGCAAAGAAGATAGAGAGCCGCCGCTGACGCCGACTCAGCCGTTCCGACCACGAGTGCGATCATAATGTATCCGGCGTGGGCAATTGATGAGAACGCCAGCATGCGTTTGATGTTACTTTGGCGAATCGCCATGATGTTACCGACGGTCATAGTGAGCACCGCTAAGGTCCAGAACAGCGGCTCAAGAACCGGCTGTAAATCCTGGAAGCCAAAACTAAATATCCGCAAAAGCGCTGCGAACGCGGCAGCTTTGGGTCCGGCCGACATAAATCCGGTAACAGGCGCCGGGGCGCCTTCATATGCGTCAGCGGCCCACATGTGGAACGGCACTGCAGCGATCTTGAATCCGAGCCCTACGATCAGAAGCGCTGCGCCGATTAGCAGGAACGTGTCGACACCGCCGCCTTGACGGAAGTGGTTGATGACATCCATTGCTTCGAACGAGCCAGTTGTACCGTAGATAAAGGCAATTCCAAACACTGTGAAGCCGGTGGTAAATGCGCCAAGCAGGAAATACTTGATTGAAGCTTCAGTGGAGCGCAATTGAGTACGGGCAAAGCCTGCGAGAACATAAAGAGCTACGGACATGATTTCCAAGCCAAGGAACATCACAAGCAGATTAGAAGTCGACGCCATCACCATCATGCCGTAAGTCGAGAACAGAATCAGCGGATAGAACTCGCCGTGATTATTGTCTTTCTTTTTCAGGTAATCGATGGACATGAAAATGGTGAGAATAGCGCCAAGAATGAAAATCAGATTGAAGAACTGACTGAAGTCGTCGGCGATGAACATTCCGCCGAAGGTGCTTGCCGAAACGCCAATTTGCTGGGATGCGAAATAGAGAGCGACTATCAGACCGATCCAGCTGAAGTGACCAACGATCTCTTGCTTTTTCTCGGAGATGAATGGCTCAAGCAGCATCGCCAGCAATGCAACGACACATACGCTCAGCGAAGGAGCCAGCAACCACCAATCGACATTTCCGAATTGCATTATTCCTCTACCGTTCTCATTGGCAGCGACAACTGTCGCCGA is a window from the bacterium genome containing:
- a CDS encoding NADH-quinone oxidoreductase subunit N — protein: MQFGNVDWWLLAPSLSVCVVALLAMLLEPFISEKKQEIVGHFSWIGLIVALYFASQQIGVSASTFGGMFIADDFSQFFNLIFILGAILTIFMSIDYLKKKDNNHGEFYPLILFSTYGMMVMASTSNLLVMFLGLEIMSVALYVLAGFARTQLRSTEASIKYFLLGAFTTGFTVFGIAFIYGTTGSFEAMDVINHFRQGGGVDTFLLIGAALLIVGLGFKIAAVPFHMWAADAYEGAPAPVTGFMSAGPKAAAFAALLRIFSFGFQDLQPVLEPLFWTLAVLTMTVGNIMAIRQSNIKRMLAFSSIAHAGYIMIALVVGTAESASAAALYLLCYAVTNLGAFMIISQVDASSTNDEVTSIDNYSGLGRSKPLLAILLTVFLISLAGFPPTAGFMGKFVLFKSAVVDGHYAIVIIAVMNSLVSVYYYLRIVVKMFMSDPEGKPVVVPALPAFLVIALLVAVIAVFAIGIYPQRWYPFDGLTIFSLN